The Calliopsis andreniformis isolate RMS-2024a chromosome 5, iyCalAndr_principal, whole genome shotgun sequence nucleotide sequence AAAACTAGGTACTGGTTCCTATTCGCTGTGAGCAATGAGGTTGTAGGTTGTATAGAACGCGATGAAAAATGAACTCATTGATTCGATCACTTGTAGCAATGATATGTCAATGACATATGATATATCATTTTTTGGAATATCATGAGTTCTTAAGTAAGTTATTGTTGCAACTACAGCAAATGGACAAGTTATTGACTTATTTTGATTATCTTATTTTGATAATTCAATTCTACCTTGAAGTGATGTGCTTCTAAACCAACTCTTAACATATCAGacgtataaaagaaaaattaattttccacCGAAAGGATTCATTTTAAGACCCAAAGTTCCAGATCCTTTTTTTAACAGCCTATGTACAAGCCAGTGTCAGAATTGTCCACGTTCACTCGTGCTCGTCAGAAACGTTCGAAAGGCAGGTTCCCTGGAAGCGGACGTGTCGCGAATTTCGTCGAATTGCGGTGAACGGTCGCGATAGGTCCGGTTGGCCTATTTTCGCATAGTTCGAGGCGGCGGGTCACGAACcaggaaaaaaagaaaagagagtCACCGTCTCGTCCCGTGACACTTTTCGAACTTACGGTTCTTGCGGCTCGTGTGCGTAGTTATTCACGGCGCAACTTCTTCCTCCCCTCTTCCCCCTACCCCCGAGACTGTTGCTCTTTTTCTCGCCGTCTCTAGGTCTTCCCGTAATATTTCTCTGCTCTTCTCTCTCCCTTTCTGCTCACCGTCGCGTCCTCTCGCTCGCTCAATTACTCACTGTGTCGGTATGCCGAGAGAGAAGCAAATTCCAAGAGTGGCAGCCTTGTCAAGGTGTTCCTCGCGATTGGTCCCACACGGAAAAGATCTGTCTTTCTCGAGCGCCTCGATTACTCGCAATCGACGCTCCGACGATGCGCGACGCAGAGAGAGGGAGGAAGAGGGAAGCAGCGCGATCCGCGACGAAGTCGGCGCCAAGGCTCGACGCGAGTCCCTCCGCGAAATTATATAATCGATCCGTTCTTTCATTATTTTTCGACCACAACACGGTTGCGTCATCGGTCCTCGCGACCACCTTCGTTTCCTCGTCCCCTGGACGCGGATCTTGTTAGCGTTGGCGTGGAACTTAGAAAGCCCTCGCGAAGAGGCGCGAACGATGGCCAAGATCGCCGAAAAGCGAGACTATGCAGAGTGCGATGATTATGTGACgaaaatggaaaaacggtttttctattgacaCTAATGGACTTTGCAGGAGAGTTTGAAGACAGTTGCTAAAATTGAGAAGGGTTAATAAATGATTTAGCGGGCTTCGATAATGTTGAAGCTGTTTTCGAAATAATACAATTGTCATGTCAGTTAAAATTTGACTCCTTAGTCAGTTTCCATTTTCTTAATGTTTTATCACTctccaatcaattatcaatcctcaaatggctAGAAACGATCTATTTTTCTAGAGTAACAGTCTATCATAAATAGAGACATGTTTGAAAAGTGAACTTCAAGTAAGTCAAatgaaatacaagaaaaattgtTAATGTTATTTTAATCTTTTCCAAGTTTAAAAGGTCTTCCTAAGAAATTCATAAGAGCTTGCAAAAAGAGCGTTCTAATTAAGAGCGTGCTTAATTGAGACAAAATGTAAAAGAAATGCAATGGACTGTTTGAATACCTTTTGCGACAAACTTATAAGTGGCTTGATTTTCCAAAGCGCTTAAATTACGTCAGTCTGTTAAAAGACCTATAAATGTAGCATAGAAAACCGAAATTTGAGTTTTACCCTCAGACGTTCTTATTCATGTGTACAAAAATAATATTCTGAATCACGAAGTAAGCCCTAACGAGACCTAGATAATCCCCGGAACTTTTTACTCGGCAGATTTACACCGGCGCGACGTATCGAGATTCTAAAAATGATCCGCACACGCAACGCGATGGAACGCGTACATAGAGGCGGGCGTGCACGAGCAAGTGCGCGTACCCTCCGTCCACGTCTACGCGCGAGATTCTCTGGAGGGGTCTGTCACGCGTACAAATAGCTGACCTCGCTTCGTCGCCTCTATCAATGGCTCGACGCTGGTTTGAATGACTTTTACGCCTCTTCCTCTTACTACGCCCTGTCGCGAGACGGACTTCGGCTCGCTTCCTTGCGATTCTCTCTCCGCCCAGCGTTTCGTATGAGCTGGTTATGCTGTTAAGAATCCTTGGGTAATTTACTACTCGTACTTTTGATAATTGTCGAAAAAGAGAATCACGATGGACTCGATTGTTCGCGACGAATGCTGTCTTTGTCCATATCGAAGTAATATGAAGTAATATGTATAATAatgtttataaatataatatgtGGAAAAGGAGGTTTGGTGACATTTGATGCTACAGCTGTTATATAATATCCACGCAATAATATTTTAACTGTTCTTGTTGTATTAACTTGTGTAGTGATGTTTAACGGGTCAATAATGAAGAGCTCTATTCCCACCGTCGGTAATGAAAATCGTTATTTTACTTCCTGCTGGTAAAGTACCGCTAGTCGGTACATTACCGACAGATTCATTTGCTTTAAATCGTGCAAGATCTCGGCTACACTCGACATGGTACTGGTGTCGAATAGAAGAGTGCGCCACCAGAGGCTTCATTGTGTTTTGTATTTCTGATGTTCGAATTTAAGTGTTATACAAATTTTAACTTATTTTTTTTAACTTAATTGCATCTAGGACACCTACCAGTAGATTAATCTCAAGAGAAAACGTATCTCATTTTTCCTCATGAAACCTCAGGGAAAAATTTATCCTAGGGTCCCTATTTTGTCGAGCATTACCACATCAACCAACTCTTTATCATCAGTTGCCCAATTTTGAAAGTTACCATCGCGTTAAAAGGTACCAGCAGTCGATGATCTAGGTTTACTAGTCCCACGTGACCGATTTGTAGCGTCTCGAGAGGTCGATCGATAACATCGTTCGATAGGActcgaaatttgaaaattggcgCGCTCAGTCAATGTACTTTCAAACTTCCAAGCGCTCATTCCCACTTAAAAAATAACCATTCCCGGTACAAACAAGCAAAACAGTTTCTTATTGCAATCTCGCACCATCATTGCGCGATTTAACAGGATTAAAAATAATGCACAGAAAGGTACTCATTTGTACTGGGTTCAAAAATACAATTCCCTACATGTGACTGGCTATAACAATTAAACACTCACAATGTTTTCCAACATGCATTTATTTTACCTCATTTATTTTCTCATTGCCTTTAAAATATGGACGTTAAACGCGGTCATGGGATGCTGCAGTCGCGTATAGGAAATGCCACCTTAAGTTGATCGAAGCTGCCCCCAAGCGATAAGAAACGAAAACGTTTCACCCTCCCAAAGGCCTCTGTCGCCAAACGAGCGTTACGATATTACGTCGATCCCTCCTCGTTAATATTTACGATCGAGCAGCGCCGCGTGTCGCGGTCGCGGTCGCCCGCGTTAATTAGATAAATCGAGCGGCCCATTTCTCGGAAGGATTCGATACGCGTAATCAACGGAGGATCCATTCGTGTTTCGTGCCGTTACACTATCGTCGTGCCTCGTATCTCTTTTTTCAGTCCCCTCCCCTCGCTGGTGGCGCGAAGACGAGACGCTGGACGTTCGACGAAGCGAGATCCGCGAATTCCTCGGGATCTCTGTCTTTCCGTAACCGTCGTCTCTCGCGAAGTCGAAGCCTGCCTTCTTCGTCTCGATTCCATGGAATCGCAACGGGGTCGCAGGGTCGCGTCGTATCTTTATCAGGGCTTCGTGTAACCGTCAGCGCGCTATCATCCGACCGATAGCGCACGTGCAAAATAGTATACGTCGACCGATCCTCACGTTATTGCCGTGGATTTGCGAAAAGGCTGGTCTCGATGGAACCACCCCGTCGATCGCGGCCTCGTTATTAATGAGCCGCGCTATCTCGCTTTCCTCAACGCTGGAAACGTATCTCCGCGGAAAAATAGGGGCATTCTTTAATTAGCAACAAAACCTCCGATAATTGAGCTGCCTTTTCGGTGACAGGCTCTTGGCCGGCTGTCCAAGGATCGATTCAAAGGTGAAACTCGAAGCGATTCGATGCATGATCGCTGTCTCTTTAGGACTAGTTTCACGCGTGCCGAAATGATAGCGAGACGAAAGCTGTCGATGTTACCTCGCGTGACAACGTAGCGAAATCGCTTGGTAAGACTCTTCCAGCGAGACGATGAAAACCTCCCAAGTCGATCCGTCGCTGGAGGATCGATGATCGGTGATATTCGACCGATCATCGTTCCCAGCATTCCTTCGGGTCATGGTGATCCGCCACGCTCGTCGGCTCTATTCTCGAGCTGTCGAACGATAAAACGCCCCTGCAAGTATGTACAGCGAATTCCCGAAGTCTTGATTCTTTGTAAACTGAATCATTTTCTTAGGTAATATCAGTTTAAGATGAGGACCCCTTAATAATTTAGACATTTAATATATCAACATTTGGCAATCCACAAAAACGATTCTATTTTTCCCTACTCACCAAGATGATCTAATTCCAGGACACAGTGACATCCACTGAAGCCTAACGACCTCATCAACTCAGACGAAACTGGTTTTCACAATGATTTGACAGATGGATTTGATTCTGAGATCATTGTGAAAGCTGATTTTGTTTACGAATCTCCGAAGACCAAGGAAAGGACAGGATGATCCATATTCGCTCGAATCTCGGAAAGGGTGATCTCGGTTCACAGAGCCAAGAACGTCTCTCGCGATTGCCCGCTCACCGTCGCGGTGTAATTGTTGACGGATAAATAAATCGGCCGCACAAAGGAGTCTCTGTCCAGCAGCTGTAGCTCGTCGTAGCACGCGCCACGAAATTTATGGTTCGTGGCGAAGAGGAAGAGGCGGAGGATCGGCTCAAAAACGTTGTATTATACCTTACATTACTACAACTAAAGTGTAATTTTGTGTTCGTTAATTACCATCTAGCGACAGATCCCATGAAAATCTAGTCTTACTTATTTCATATTACCAAGAATCAAGTCTTCAAGATACCTGATGGTGCATTTAGATCAAACGAGCGATTTTAGATGTATTAATTCCAAAAAAacaattatattataaaatataatcgATCTGTAGCGTTTCTCACCCAGGAATCCAACACTCCTTCTAAATCCACAAATATTCCCTCGCGTTCGTCCGGCGTTACAAGCATTCATAGAGCACTCGGACACGTTTACGAACAGATTGCTATCGAGCGTCGGACCATCTACACTAAACGAGCATGAACGAATGCTGTTGCTCATGCTGCATAATTCTGCTCGCACCGTGAACATTTTCGCTTTTCTGTTCATGTAAATTTCTGTGACAAACCAAATTGACGAACAAAAGTAATCTATATTTCTTTACAGGAAATTAAAAAAGTCATTCATAGCTGAGGGATGTTAATCGCGGGTTCTTAACAGGATTGCGCAACGACGAACCGCAGCGAAACTGTCCGTGTTTGGGAAAAGGCGAGAAAATCAGCCGAGCCTTTCTCCGAGCGTGCAGAAGCGGATTCTAGCCGGTGCTCGCCGATTAAGTATCTAGAGCGCGAACGAGCGATGGGGTTTTTTGCCGGAATTTCCGGTAGTGATTTATCAAACGGGAAAGATCGTATCTGACGGTTCTCTCGCAACGGCAAGAAACGACTTGTCGAGGAGGGAGCTCGAGCAGCGGGGAGAGAGAAGAGGAGGAAGGCGCAGCAAGAAGATGGCTCGCGCGAGCGTCGCGTCGGGGCGAGCGATCTTCTCGCGCGAGGAGGCCAGAACGCGTCCCTGTGCGCGCAGCTATGCACGCTCGAGCGCTATCAAGTGTCAAACGAACCGAACGTAAGAAAAACCAAACGGCCGGGCTGCAGCTACGAAACTTTTGAGGGAACGCAGCCGGACAAGAGAGAAACTCTAGATGGTATCCGTGACTGCGCGTAGAACGTCGACTCCGCTCGATTCGAACGCTCGAGGATGCGCCCCGCCGCCACTTCTTGGCCCTCTTCGCGCGTCACGATCCCTGACAGCTCGGGGAAACGCCGACGAGTGTCCTCGAGACCTCGAGCCTCGTCCTTTTTCCCCACCTTTGCAGAAGCCACGGGCCGAATTCACTTCCAGGAATCCGCGATTTCAAGAGGATCGCCACTCGAGAATCGCTGCTTTCCAGGAACTATCCACTAATCGGTTCTTCTCGCTTTCAGATTTGCAACTTAGAAGCTATGATGCACGGGTAAGATCTTTGATTTGATGAGGAGAATGGAGGTGGCATCTGATGAGGTTGAACCTGAAGAGAGGTGAGGTCTTAACAGTAACTAGACGTATATAATTGACACATCAGTATTAGTCGTTTATTGCAGAGTCGTAAAAATACAgcaaaattataaattaatgaATGGCCCAGTAGTAGCAGAGATTATACCTACGTATACCTAATAGGTACCTTCGTTTGTGAGCTCCTTTTTCCTTTAACATAAAATGAGCTATGCCCGTTAATTAACCCTTATATCATTAACCAAAATTGTCGCCCTTTAAAGAGAATGGGAAAAAAGGTACCTGGGTATCCTGTTACTGACATAaggattaaataaattattattactagTATTAATAAAAGACATGATATTCCAGATTTCTCATTCAGAATCACAAATCCAAACAAAGTTCAATCAATTGTAATTATACTATAACTCTACTAACATTAAATAAGCAACGAAAGCAAGGAAAATTCAAATCCTCCTTATATCCAACAGAGAAGTTCGTTGCCTCACACCGCTACTCCATTCCTCGAGCGTAGGCAGTGGCTCATAAAAATCCCCTGGCAAATTGGGCCACGATCCTTCTCAAGTTTCCAGTTGATAGATCGGTGACCGACGTCAGTCGACGACCGCGAGACAACCCTTATTCGAGAACATTTCTCGCGGTATTTATTCTTTCTCCAGTGACCGAGGTTTTATTTTGACAAGGTCACGAGGAAATTTATCGTGGAGGGCTAAGGTGGTGGCAGCGGGCCGACGATGTTTTGAGCTATTAGACGAAACAAGTCGTTCGTGTTTTACGAGTGTTTCGCGCTGACCCGAAGCGTGCCACTGGCCCATGATCCTCGATCGTAAACCCGATCGATGGCAAGGGGGTCCACATAAGGCATGATTTTTTGTAACATCTAGTGCATAATAATTATTAGATCACACAGTATAGTATATAATAGTGCGTTCGTATTCTAATtccattttttgaatttttttaaatttctttgtACGAAAGACTTAATTAATGTTTAACttttcatatttaaaataaaattcataatactaTATATAAAGAAATAGTACAAACAACACTTTTACTTCAAACATTTAATTCCTTCTTTCATATTTATGAAACATCTTCGTCtgtaaatataaaaaagaaatattcattCGCCTAAGAAAATAAAGCGACAAGAGCGTCGTAAAAAAATTATTCGTCGCGGTAAAATAAGCAATTGAGAGGCGACAGAAGTGCAGTCAGAGCACGGTGTGCTAGCTAGAATCGAATTTCCCTCGTTATCAGCTCGAAACGTTCGTCGCGGGCGAACGTAGAACTTTTACGAGCGGAAACTCTAAGCAGCCTCGTAAAAATGTCTAACCGCGATTTTCTGGAAATCTCGTAAATCTTGCTGTAGTGCAGAGAACATGTGATTGCCTAGAGAGGTGATTTTCTGAAATCAGATTCCTCAGACGTTCGAAATCCATGCTCCCCGTCAACCTTTCCACCGTTGTCACTCTGCAACCACTTGTTCGAACACTTGAGTACGTATAATAATTTACAACATCGCGGCGGTTTTAACGAGTTAACATTGCTATCACTATACGATAAACAGTTATACTAAAAACACAGAGAAAGAGAAGTGTTACGAATGTGAGCATTAGAATGTGGAATTTTTAGTTTCTAATAAAAGTTTCCTGTTTACATGATGAGATTTATGGCTGGATTTATAACTGAATGATAACCAATTCTAATAGTTAGAAGTAGGACTCACACTATCATGGAATCAGTATGAAGAATCAAGAAAAGCAACTAGGATTGCTGTGATAATAAACCCTTCATTTTCCTCGTGTCGACAAACGTGTTAAGTAGTACAAAGACCATAAGACCAGCAACGCACAGTGACAGTCCTAACTTTACCTATCATACAAGAACAACAACGAACAAGCCCGACATCGAGCTCTCCTCCCGAGTCTCGCATCCCTAACGGATGCACCAGGCGAAAAGAGGATTTGTTCGGTCAGTGGTAGCAGTGCACGTGCATAGTGCTCGGGGCACACGCTCCCGAGCCTCCCCTTGGTCTGGTTCTTTCGTGGCGCGCGGATGTGCGCACCATCGCACACGCGATTCGCTTAACTTGGAGAGCCGCGAGGTCCAGCCGCAGCCACCCCCTCCCTCCGCCTTCCTGCCCCTGGTCCACTCGAGATGCCCGCTAGCTCGCTGGCCCTTGCCTCGTCTCGCGCACGCCGAGGGCAACGGGCCGAGCTTTTATCGGGCCCGAATCGCCGCTGGCCATATGTGTGTACCGAGCAAAAAGTCCCCGCCTCGAACCTTCTCTCTTTTGCCTCCCTCTTCTCCTCTCTCCGATCCCATGGCTCCCCTCGATCCACGGTCGGCTGAGACGAGCGCGGGTGGCCAGCCGAGCTGGAGATTTACGAGGATTCGGTCTTGGCTGAGGCATTCGCGAACGCGGAAGAGGGAGAATTCGACTCGCTACCTACTGGGCCCATCCTAGCTTTCCGATTCGTTGGATTGATCTTTCTCGGATTGACGCTTTGTGGCTTGAGCtttgttagtattattgtgTTACTGTTATCTCTGTTCCGGGTAGTTCAAGGGCATTTAACCATTTCAGCCCTTAGTTTAGTTAGTTTTTTTACTGCAATTCGTATTCCAAGTACATTCTAATGACGCACATTTGATACTACTTGATACATACTCAGAACTATACTTTGGGATCAAATACATATTTCAAAATATGGTTTCTGAGACATTGAAAGTCAGTTCTGTCAAGGCGCAAAGGATTAAGGATACAGGTTCACCTAAGACTACGATTATCGCGAGTTATTCTCGAGACTTAAATTTACCAATGTACACAGTATCAGGACTGCCCGATGAAAGCATATCATTCAAAACTATGATTTAAAAGTAACTGACCCATTGAAGCTGTGTGAGCAATCGATGACCATTGATCAGTTTCATAGTAAGTCCTCTGCGCAACGATAAACGTCGCAGGTGGAAGGAGGGGCGAGGGTCGAAACAAAAGATAAGACGAACAAACTGGCGAGAGCGCGTGGCCCAATTGTTCGACGATATTTTCGGTGGTCGGAGCCAGGCTTCTTGGTCTGTATCAAACCCGATCGAGCTGACGCGGCAACAGTACCGAGTTGCAAATTACAATAATAGCCGAGGACACTGTAATCGCAGCCGCAATTAGTCTCAGTCGGCACCGGCCGTGCGCCGAGTGGGGGTCAGCTTATTGTGTTCCCCAGTTATCGTCCCACCGATTTTTCATCATTGGGAACTTCCGATAGAGTCTCGGACCCGATTCTTCGCTGTTACGCGATCGTAAACACGTACGTATCTGCTGTTGGCTGTTGCCTCTCGCGAAACGAGAGAAAAAGTCTCTGAAACCCGTCCAGATTCATCGTCAGCTTCACTTTCATGCCTGCCTGTTAGTCTCGCGAGGCTAGACCGCGTGGTATTTTAATCGTTCGATAACAAGGGGTTATACCCCGTTCGTGAACCAGTCAGTCGAGAACACGTCGCGGACAGCGCTTGAGACGTCCCAGAAGGCGTCCATCGTTCCCTCCCCTTCAACCCCACCGTCCCTCTCGCGACGAGTGTCGATCCTTCGTCACCGTAACGGATCCCCTCGACGAGGGAAAAGTATCTTTGCGCCTAGAGTTTCACTCATTTCTGTCTTTGTCTCTGACCACGGAGGTCCCCTTTTGGGGTAGGCTTGCCCGTTACGGAAAAGCTCTTTGCTTTTTACATGCCTCAGCAATTCGCGGAAGAGTCGTGAAAGTTTCAGTGTAGCAGGTCGGAGGTAACTTAATGCTCTTTTGGTTAGTGACGCTCAAGTAGGATTCAGAAATCTTTCACTGAATCTCAAGCACTGTACCCCTCTTCTTTCCTTTTATTTTCATATGTAACAAGATGTAGCACTATTAAACTGGAAATTATGATATACTTTTAGTTAATACACATATTTTCAGTTTAAAGTATCATTCTGCTTACGAATCACTGGCAAATCACCAATCTTGTACGTACCTATACGCACTTAGCCATCAAGGCAAAATAATTCACTGCCATACGCACTTGGCTATCAAGGCAAAGCAATTCATagtaattctaatgttaatcTTGCGTGATGttcatattttgtattgtatgcaataAGGATGAATGTTGTTTCGATATAGGAATGATAGAAGGAAAGTGAAAGGTCCGAAGCAAGAGGCATGAAAGGAAGAGTAGAGGAAAGAAGGGTAAACGGTGATCATGTTCCAGACACGGCGTCTGCAGCGTATCTACGATCGACGTAGCACGGAACGAGACGACAACGATGGCGACGGCGACGAGAGCTACGTCGACGCAAATTCAAGAAGAAAAACGTACAAACAGAAAGATTCTTTCCAAGAAGCTACCGGAGGCCTCGTATCGCGGATCACTCTCTGCCAAACGCCAATTATCTTTACCCGACGCTGGCAATTAAGGCTCTGGCAAGAGGGAAAAGTGTATCGGCGAGCCGCTGCCTCGCTTCAATTTCGCCGAAAGGGGAAACAGCCCTGACACTTGGAACGATTCCATCGGATTTTTATGGCTGGCCCCGACGGACAGCCTCGAGATCCTATGCATGTTCTCTCTTTCTGTCTTTCTAAGAGTAACCACGCATTTAGATACTAATTTATGCTCGTGGCAATCGTTTTTGAACGTTCGACGCAGAGGATCGCTGTAATCTCTGTTGTATAATATTTTCGAGGATCTTGTGATTTTACATGTAACGTcattttcaagaatttttaaCCAAAGAAACTTTTGAATTTTCGTGACCACTTAAATACATTTTCAGGAGAAGATACGAATGTTTTAATTTACaaattatgaaataaatataCAGTTTTGCGGTGTCGAACTCGTTTTCGTATATTCATATAAATATCGTCTGTAATCGGTGTGTTGCTTTCTTCAGCGTCGATCTTCTTACCCCGTTCGATAAACTACCTATGTAACATCGATAATACACGTGGTCGTCGAGGCTAGGTGTACACGCACGCGGTTTATCGTTATCTGTCGCGTAATTACCATGGTAACGTATCGATAAACCGCTACTCGTGTTTGACTTACTATTCAAAGGGCCCGAGAGGCATGAGGCTCCCTGGCCACGGGTCCTCCTCGTTTTGTATGGGTATGCAGCCTCGTTGGAATTCACACGTGTCCATCTCAGCACACTGTGTACTATTTGATTAGATTGCTCGTGACTCCCCATCAGATTTCCCTCGATCGCGAGATCGAGTACTGAAACGGACAACAGTATTTGTTTTACTCCGTTTTGTAAATGAATAAAAGATTGTTTACAAACTAAACGATGGTAAAAGAACTAgttataacattaatatataattatgttaataaataaaataaggtACAAAGACTCCTTGTTGAAATCTGGCTGTTCGAAGCACACCCCTACTACCCCGAACACTTCATATGTAGATATAGACTAGTATAGAATATATGAAATTAAGAACTTTCTCAAAATAAACGAAAGATTCCAATGTACTAAATGGAATctagaattaaaattattttacacgTATATTGATATTTATATTAACTGCTCTCTAGATTATCATTTCAAGAGCACTGTTTTTATCCTGGAAGAACAGAGTTTGCTCAACAGTCGGTCTTTAAACGAAATTAATAAAGCGCCCAGAGATAATTGCTAACGATTCATCTTGAGACCTAGAG carries:
- the LOC143180001 gene encoding uncharacterized protein LOC143180001, yielding MVSVTARRTSTPLDSNARGCAPPPLLGPLRASRSLTARGNADECPRDLEPRPFSPPLQKPRAEFTSRNPRFQEDRHSRIAAFQELSTNRFFSLSDLQLRSYDARVRSLI